Genomic window (Streptomyces sp. NBC_00078):
GACACCCAGCGCCTATCCTCGACCACACGGGTCACCCGTCGGTAGCGCGGCAGACTTCGGCAGGGCGAGAGCTGCCAGTGCAATACCCATCGGACGAATGTCTGCAGCTCCTCCTCTCGGAACGTCCAACCGCCGGCGGCGTAGTCGAACCCTGCGACCCCGTCGTCCACCGCCCAGACGCCCTCGGTCTCCGGGGCCCGCACCCGTACGCCCGGCACCGTGCCCATCCACTGCGGTGGCTTCTTATGCGGGCTGACCCAGCACACCGCGATCTTCTCGGCCCGGTAGCTGGCGGTGCGGGCCCGGATGTCCTCCACCGTTATCGGGGACAACTGCGCCTCCCAGGCCATGCGCTGCGTGCCGTCCGGCGAGGACGCCATGACATCCGCCCGCCATGAGCCATCCTCAGCCGGGACCTCCAACTCGGCATACCACCCGGCCGCACGGATCGCGCCTGCCAACTCCAGCTTGAGCATGTGGTGTTCCCACGACTCGTTCGACAGCTCGCATGATGGCGGCCGTCCCGGGTCATGGCAGAAAAACCGCACGCCGTATCGGGAGACCTTGGCATGGACGCCCCAGGAGCATTCCGGGCAGGTGAGCGGGGCGCGGGGACGCAACTTGTGGATCTGGGTCCAGTCCATCGCGCACCCAAGATCGAGCTGCGTGGCGTCGAGTCGTCCGGCATCGGGGTGTAGTGCGGTGAAGGGCATGAATCGCTTCTCCTGCCGATCCGGCGTATATCACGGCCTACCTGATACGACAGCAGATACCAGGCGGCACTGACAGTCCCTATTCCTCCGCTCACTGCAGGCGACCGCGGAGAGCCGAGGCAACGGCCCTGCCCTGAGGGGTGACACCGAAGTGGGGCCAGGCGGCGTGGGAAGCCCGAAGCAGCCCCCAACCCGAAGTCCTTCCCCCTGCCCCGCAGCCCAGTGTGGCGTGCCATGGCTGAACGTGCGCGGGGCAGCCCTTGACGCCGTACCGGCGTCGACCGGGACGGGGTTCGGAAGCAAGGTTGACCGCACGCTGCCCGAGAAATGTCTCTACCCTGCTTGGCTGTTGGTCTTCACAAAGGGGTGGGCATGCGCGCGTTAGAGGACATCAAGAACCAGGTACGGTCGCTGACCTCGCGCCGCTACGCAGAGGAGGCGGTGGCCGCATACGGCGCCGGTGCTTACCGCGCCGCGCTGATCTCAATCTGGATCGCGGTAGCGGCGGACATCATCGATAAAATCCGGCTTCTCGCCGACGAAGGCGGCAGGGCCGCTCAGCTCCGGGATGAACTGGACGGCGCCATCAAGGGGAACCACGTCGCCGCTCTCCAGACGTTCGAACGCAACCT
Coding sequences:
- a CDS encoding competence protein CoiA family protein, which produces MPFTALHPDAGRLDATQLDLGCAMDWTQIHKLRPRAPLTCPECSWGVHAKVSRYGVRFFCHDPGRPPSCELSNESWEHHMLKLELAGAIRAAGWYAELEVPAEDGSWRADVMASSPDGTQRMAWEAQLSPITVEDIRARTASYRAEKIAVCWVSPHKKPPQWMGTVPGVRVRAPETEGVWAVDDGVAGFDYAAGGWTFREEELQTFVRWVLHWQLSPCRSLPRYRRVTRVVEDRRWVSLRDLWWTSRQSARAQTEHEEMRQRQEKAKQAREARKKQQEAEAERRRKELEEADRIRRAEEAALRRKEQEGHNRVLLE